From one Thalassospira lucentensis genomic stretch:
- a CDS encoding Hsp33 family molecular chaperone HslO translates to MQIAVDFCQPFTLDHSNIRGRFARLGPTVQTIIGQHSYPALANHLLGEIIGLAVLLSSALKYEGLFTLQTSSDGPIGMMVVDVDSDGNIRACARVDEDRLSTMIAAEDGGEDALRGQVHKLMGHGHIAFTVDQGGDHERYQGIVSLEGNTLAECAESYFRQSEQIEASFKLEVHQGEQANDWWVGGLFLQRLPASASGEAATPEDAEKITEDWNRSKILMASATENELVDISLSAHDLIWRLFHDEEPRVFDQTALQFKCRCSRQKIEGALVSYPLEELLDMREPDSGEVAVSCQFCNTRYGFNEADLRALKSGDEA, encoded by the coding sequence ATGCAGATCGCTGTCGATTTTTGTCAGCCCTTCACGCTGGATCATTCCAATATTCGTGGCCGTTTCGCACGGCTTGGCCCGACCGTGCAGACCATCATTGGTCAGCACAGCTATCCTGCGCTTGCAAATCATCTGCTGGGCGAGATTATCGGGCTTGCTGTTCTGCTGTCCTCGGCGCTGAAATATGAAGGCCTGTTTACCCTTCAGACCTCGTCTGACGGTCCAATTGGCATGATGGTTGTCGACGTCGATAGCGACGGCAACATTCGCGCCTGTGCGCGTGTTGACGAAGACCGCCTCAGCACCATGATTGCGGCCGAAGACGGTGGTGAAGATGCCCTGCGCGGACAGGTGCACAAGCTGATGGGGCATGGCCACATCGCCTTCACCGTCGATCAGGGCGGCGATCACGAACGCTATCAGGGTATTGTGTCGCTCGAAGGCAATACGCTTGCGGAATGTGCCGAGTCCTATTTCCGTCAGTCCGAACAGATCGAAGCTTCCTTCAAGCTTGAAGTCCATCAGGGCGAACAGGCCAATGACTGGTGGGTTGGTGGGCTGTTCCTGCAGCGTCTTCCGGCCAGTGCTTCGGGCGAAGCGGCAACCCCGGAAGACGCCGAAAAGATTACCGAGGACTGGAACCGATCCAAGATCCTGATGGCGAGTGCGACCGAAAACGAACTGGTCGATATTTCGCTTTCGGCGCATGACCTGATCTGGCGTCTGTTCCACGACGAAGAACCGCGCGTGTTTGATCAGACGGCGTTGCAGTTCAAATGCCGTTGTTCGCGTCAGAAAATCGAAGGTGCGCTTGTGTCCTATCCGCTTGAAGAACTTTTGGACATGCGCGAACCCGATAGCGGCGAAGTCGCGGTTTCCTGCCAGTTCTGCAACACGCGCTATGGCTTCAACGAGGCCGACCTGCGTGCGCTTAAATCCGGCGATGAAGCATAA